CAATTCAAAACTGGTACAATGCTGACAAAGGTTTAGCTACGCAAACCGAATTACTTGCTACATTAAAACAAACCTTATAAACCCAAAGCAAAGTTTTTACTTTGCTTTTTTATATTTTAAGATGGATTATTTGAATGATTTATATATTGAATATGCAAAACCTTACCCAAATAAACCTACCTTGGTTTTTTTGCACGATAGCTTAGGGTGCGTTGAACTTTGGCGTGATTTTCCTAATCAAATCGCTGAAGCATTACAATATAATGTTTTGGTTTACGATAGGTTGGGTTACGGCAAATCGAAACCTATTAAAAATCATATTCGTCCTAACAACTACATGGAATTAGAAGCCGAAATTTTAGGTGATTTACTACTTGCTTTAGAAGTTAATGAACCTATTTTATTTGGTCATAGCGATGGTGGAACCATTGCATTGCTGACTGCAAGCAAATTTCCAGAACGTATTAAAGCAGTTATTGCAGAAGCTGCTCATATTTTTGTTGAATCGCAAACTTTACAAGGCGTACAAGATGCGGTTGATGCGTATAAAACAACCAATTTACCCCAACGTTTAGCCAAATATCACGGTGCTAAAGAAGCTGCTATTTTTAAAGCTTGGACCGAAACTTGGTTGCGACCCGATTATAAAACTTGGAATATTGAATATTTGTTACCAGCTATTACTTGCCCGTTATTATTTATTCAGGGAGATTTAGATGAATATGGTACCTTACTTCAGGTAGAAAAAACAATAGCGCAAGTTTCTGGACCAGCTGAAACATATATAATACCTCAAACCAAACATACTCCGCATAAAGAAAATTCAGCTTTGGTTAGCCAAAAAGTAATTGCATATTTGAGCCAATTGTGATTACTAAAAGATAAATAAAAAACACGTGTAAAAACTTACAATTCTTACACGTGTTTTTTATTTATAATACGCATTGTCTTACAAATCATGAGTTTGACTTTATTTTTGGTTTTGTTAAATAGTTAGGTTTTCGCAAGTTTCTGTTCATATTTGTAATCAAACGTCAAAAAGATGAATTAATAACAACGTTTTATAATTTAATTAGTAAACTTTTAACAAAAATATTCATCGCCTTGGTTTGTAGTCCTTTTCTTGTTTAAATTTGCTGCATTTTATATACATCCTATAAAATAACGAAAATTAATAATTAAAAGGGGAAATTATGATGAAATTTAAATGGCACATGTTGCTGTTCTTTTTTCTGATTACATCGGGTTTATGGGCCCAAGATATGTGTTCTGGAGGAACTGCGGCTTATGCTACTGGTGGTAAATCAGTTTACAGAGACCAAGTTTTATGGCTTACCTGGGGGGGGGCACCTGGTAGTACAGGAGCAAATGGCGCTACTCTTAATTTAAACTCAAAATCAAGAGCATCTTTTGAACTAGCCGGACAAACTATGTGTTTTGAGTGTGAAATTGTAAAAAAATCTAGTGCGGGTTTAATTAGTTATGCTCCAGGAGATTGGGGTGGAGATTCACTTGATGATTTTTATAATATTGGTGGTACAGGTGGTTCTAACCGTTTGGTAAATGGAGTAATGGTTAAAAGCGCTGCTTCTCAATTTACATTAAGATGTACTGCAAAGTTAGATAACCAACCTTATAAAATTAAAGGTGTGGTTATGGCTGATGCCGAATCTATGAATAATAGCGGAGAATATTTAAAAGCTACTGCTCAAGGAAGTTGGAAAATCGTTGATATGGAGGTTAAAGGCAGCGGCCCTTATAACATATCCAAACATAATTTAACAGATAATAAACAACAAATTGCTTTTACACGTGGTAACGATAACGGAGCTGCAGCAATTACTTTTTTATCTTTTAATCCTGAAATAGCGTATTTAAAAGATCCAGTAAATTATAGTGTTGATATTGATTTTGATATTAATGGTGGTGGGAACACTGCTATTGCCATAGGTTTATTGGTACCTAATGCCGATGCAGGAGATGCACCAAAAAGCTACGGTGATGTATTTCACTTAATTAATGAAATGAAAATTACTGATGATGGTATTACAAAATTTGATGAAGTTGTAGATGCTAATAAGGCAAGCTTTAAAAAAGGAGCTATTGTTCCTCCTTCTGATTTGTTTTTGGGTAGTGTTGGTCCTATGGCTGAAAGAGCAATGAAATATTCAGCAGATGCATCAGGCGATAATCCTTCTAACAATTTAAACGAAGAAGATGCAATTCCTGTAAATACGATTAAACATAAAGTTACGGCAGGGGAAACGCTTTCTTTAGATATTCCTTACGTTAGTACTGATGCAAATACTATTATTGCGGGTTGGATAGATTTTAACCAAAATGGAACATTTGAACTAGGTGAACGTACAGAAAAAACGTTTAGTGGATCTGGAAAAGGCACGGTAACTTTAACTTGGAACGTACCTTCAGATTTTATTAAAGGAGAAACTTTTGTGCGTTTACGTATTGGTACAAAAGCTGAAGAATTAACTTTACCTACTGGTGTTGCTAGTGATGGAGAAATTGAAGATCATAAAATATTTTTAGATGATCCTAAATTTCAAATCTCTAAAACGAGTAATGCAACTAATGGTATTTGGGAGTCAACTAACAACGACAAAAAATATATTTTAACAGTAACTAATATTGCTACTGTTCCATCTTACGGTACAATAAAAGTTTTAGATGTATTACCTGCTGGTATTACACCAAGTTGGACTGGTTCACATATTTCTAACGGATGGACTTTAACTTTTGTTGGACAAACTATAACGGCAACTTCAACAAATATTATAGCGCCAAAAGGTGGAACATCTAACATTGAAATTCCTGTAAAAGTAGATTTAACTCTACCAAGTGCTGTTTATACTAATAAAGCTAGTGTTGGAGGAGGAGGAGATAATGATTATGAAGCTCCGGTAGATCCAACAACTTGTAATGGTTTAGAAGGGCATTGTGCCGTTTATGACGTTAAAGTAGTACATCCATTAGTAGCTAATGCAGATGATTTTGGTACAATTAACCCATATACGTTTACAAGCACATTGCCAATTACAGCAAACGATTTATTTAAAGGGGTAACAATTTCTGACTTAAGTAATTTTACAATTACTTTAGATGCAGCAGCACAAGAAGTACTTACTTTAAATGAAAATGGTACCGTTTCTGCAAAAACAGGGGTTGAGGCAAAAGCTTATACCGTAAGTTATACTATTTGTGAAAATGGAGCAGATCCTGCAAATTGTAAAACGGCACAGTTAACTTTTACGGTTGATGATATTAAGGCGCCAATAACGGCTGACGAAGAACTCTTAGATGTTCAACCAAACGCAACAATTCAAAATAAAGTCACTATCACACCTGGTACTGGTACAATTACAGAAGTAAATGTAGTAAACAAACCAGATGATGTTGAAGTTACTATTAACACTGACGGAACCTATACTATTGAGCCGGGTACCAACTACGAAGGTGGTGACAGCTTTGAAATTGAATACGAAGTTGTAGATAGCAATGGCTTAAAATCTACAGCTAAAATTACTGTTGTATTTGAATCTAAGCCAGCCATTAATTTAGTTTTAACATCGACCATTTCAGATTCTAACGGAAACGAGCAAATTGGTGTTGGCGATGTTATTGTTTATTCATACACCATTACCAACACAGGTAATACAACATTAACTAATATTACCTTACCAACCGTTGAAAAAGATTTGGTACAAGCTGCTGATTTGCCTGAATCACTTGCGCCTGCTGGTAAAGATGGAAGCAATGTAACAATCATAAAAGAATATATTGTAACACAAGCTGATGTAGATGCAGGTTTAGTAACCAATTCTGCAGTTGTAAACGGATACAAAGGCGATGTAAAAGTTGAAGATATTTCTGGAACTGCGGATGATAATAATACAGCATCTACAATAGAATTGCCAGAAAATCCTGCAATTACTTTACAGCTTACTTCTTCATTTATTGATACAGATGCTAATGGATATGCAGAAGTGAACGAAACAATTAAATACGTTTATACCATTACCAATACAGGTAATGTAACGTTATCTGATATCACAATTCCTACTAATACTGATTTAAATATCGATTTTGCAGGTAAAATTCCAGCTGATTTAAAATTAGCTCCAGGGGCAACACATTCTTTTGAAATCGATTTACCGCTTACGCAAAATCATATTGATGCAGCTAAAGTTGAAAATACAGCGGTTGTTTCGGCATTAAGTCCAAAAAACACATCGGTTTCAGATGTTTCAGGAACTACAAATACAAGTGATGATGTAACGGTTGAAGAATTAAAATCTATTTCAGACATTGCTTTAGTTTTAACTTCTACATATAATAATGAAAATGGTAGCGAATTTGCCCAAGCGGGTGAAACCATTACCTACACGTACAAAGTTATTAATACAGGTAAAACAACCTTAACTGAGTTTTCTTTCCCAGAAGATTTATTAAAAATAGGTATTACTCCTGCCGATTTAAATGTTACAAGCCTTGCGCCAAATGCTGAGGCAACTTTTACAAAAACATACAACTTAACACAAGCGGATATCGATCTTGGTAAAGTTGTAAACAGCGCAAAAGTTCAAGCTTTTGGACCAAATAAAGCAACAGATTTAGTTGATGATATTTCTGGTGTTGATAATGTTTCTGATGCTATAAATGAAATTTCATTTACTGAAAATCCATCAATTACTTTGGTACTTGAATCTGATTTTAATGATATAAATTCAAACGGATTTGCAGAAGTAAACGAAACCATTGCCTACAACTACATTATTACAAACAACGGTAATGTTACGTTAACAGATATTCAATTATCTGAAGAATTATTAAAAGTAATTCCAGCAGGTACTGTAATCCCAGATTTAGCTCCGGGAGCATCTCATTCAATTTCCGTATTATATAACTTAACTCAAGCAGATATTGATGCAGGGCAGGTTACAAATGCTGCAAAAGTTACCGGAACAAGTCCTAAAGGAACAGAAACATCTGACGTTTCAGGAACTAATGACACAAATAATACAGCAACAACAACGCCATTAAACACCAAGTCATCGATTAATTTAGTCTTAACAGGCGAATTTGTTGATTCAAACTCAAATGGTTTTGCAGAGGTAAACGAAGTAATTACTTATACATATCTAATTACTAATACAGGTAACACAACATTAAATAATATTGAATTACCTGAAGATGTATTAAAGATTATTGATGCATCAGCATTACCAAAAACTTTAGCACCAGGAGAATCAGTACCAGTAACTTTTGATTACAAATTGCAGCAAGCAGATATTGATGCTGGTAAAGTAATTAATAAAGATACGGTTAAAGGAACTCCAAATGTGGGAGCTACTGTCGAAGATCAATCAGGAGTTGATGTAGCAGGAGATTTAGCAACAGAAACGCTTTTAAACACAAAATCATCTATCAACTTAGTCTTAACAGGCGAATTTGTTGATTCAAACTCAAATGGTTTTGCAGAGGTAAACGAAGTAATTACTTATACATATCTAATTACCAATACAGGTAATACTACATTAAATAATATTGAATTACCTGAAGATGTATTAAACATTATTGATGCTTCATTATTACCAAAAACATTAGCACCAGGAGAATCAGTGCCAGTAACTTTTGATTACAAATTACAGCAAGCGGATATTGATGCTGGTAAAGTAATTAATAAAGACACAGTTAAAGGAACTCCAAATGTAGGAGCTACTGTCGAAGATCAATCAGGAGTTGATGTAGCAGGAGATTTAGCAACCGAAACTCTTTTAAACACCAAGTCATCGATTAATTTAGTCTTAACAGGTGAATTTGTTGATGGAAATACAAACGGTTTTGCAGAAGTAGATGAAGTAATTACTTATACGTATGTAATTAAAAATACAGGTAATACAACATTAAATAATATTGAATTACCGGAAGATGTATTAAACATTATTGATGCATCAGCATTACCAAAAACATTAGTACCTGGGGAATCAGTTTCATTAACTTTTGATTACAAATTACAGCAAGCAGATATTGATGCTGGTAAAGTAATTAATAAAGATACAGTTAAAGGAACTCCAAATGTTGGTGAAGTTGTAGAAGATCAATCAGGAGTTGATACAACAAGCAACGAGGAAACGATAGTAAATATTCCTACGAATTCAACTATCAACTTAGTATTAACATCTGAGTTTGTTGATGAAAATACAAACGGTTTTGCTGAATTAAACGAAATAGTTAAGTACAAATATGTTATTACCAATACCGGAAATACAACTTTAACTAACATTCGTTTATCTGAAGATGTTTTAAATATTATTGATGCAGATCAATTATCAGGAGTGGTATTAAATCCTGGTGAGTCTAAAACATTATATTTTGATTATGCTTTAACGCAAGATGATTTAGATAATTCATTTGTTAAAAACACAGATACCGTGCTTGGTTTAGCACCAAATGGTTCTGATGTAAACGATCAATCAGGAACAACAGATGATACTGATGAACCAACTATTCAACCTTTACTTACAAAAGCAAGTTTAGCTTTGGTTAAGTTAGGTCAGGTAATGAATGTTCAAAATGCAAGAGCGCAACAAAAAGGAGAATACATTGAATATACGTTTGAGGTTACCAATACGGGTGATGTAACGTTAGAAAATGTTGCAGTTTTAGATAAGTTAATTGCAGAAGATCCTATTCCGGTAACGCCATCAACGTTAACACCAAAACAAGTAGGACGTGCAATTGTAAACTTAAAATTAGAATTAGCACATTATAACGAAGGTTCTGTAATTAACTCAGCAACTGGAGTTGGAACAACAAAAACAGGTACAGAAGTTACAGATATTTCAGGTTCAACAACTGAGAATGACGAAGCAACCGTAACAACTTTAGTTCAAGCACCAGCTATTGCTTTAGTTAAAACTTCAGTTTTTAACGATGAAAATGCAAACGGAGTGGCCGAGTTAAACGAAACAATTACTTATACGTTTGAAGCTACAAACGTGGGTAACGTAACTTTAACAGACGTAAAATTGTCAGACAGCTTCTTAAACATTGCACAACAAGCTTACGAACCTGCATCTATTAATCCAGGTGAAACAGCAACTATTACAGTTAGCTATACCATTAACCAATTAGATATTGATTTAGGATTGGTAGTAAACACAGCTGAAGTAGAATCGTTAGATCCAAACGGAGATTTAGTTTTTGATATTTCAGGTACTGATTTCGACAATGATGAAACAACACAAACTGTTTTACATGCCGAGCCAGGAATTGCAATTATTAAAACAGCTGAGTTTTTAGACGATAATAAAGACGGAACTGCACAAGTGGGCGAAACAATTGTATATAAATTCAGCATTAAAAATACCGGAGCAACTACATTGTACAATGTAACCGTTACCGATGATTTAACTGGAATTGCATTAAAAGGAAGCCCAATTGCCGAATTAAAACCAGGCGAAGTAAACGAAACAGCTTACACAGCAACGTACCAACTGTTGTTAAAAGATTTAACTAACGGTCAGGTTAACAACCAAGCTTTAGTTACTGCTCAAACCCACCAAGGCGAAAACGTAACCGATTTATCAGACAGCGATAACTATTCGGGCGATGCAACTACAATAACTTATGTTAGAGGTTGTGTGATAGAAGTTTTCAATGCAGTAAGTCCAAATGGTGACGGTCGTAACGACATGTTATACATTCAAGGTTTAGAATGTTATCCAAACAATACGGTTGAAATTTACAACAGATGGGGTGTTTTAGTTTACAAAACAGATGGCTATAACAACCAAGATAAAGCGTTTAAAGGTTACTCAGAAGGTAGAGCAACAATTAATAAAGGCGATTTATTACCAGTAGGAACCTATTTTTATATTTTAAGATTTACTGATTTAAACCAGAAATCTCACGATGTACAAGGTTATTTATACTTAAATAGATAATAAGATTACGAATGAAAAAAATTATAGTTACAATTAGTTTACTGACTTCTTTGTTTGCAACCGCACAGCAAGATGCGCAGTATACTCAATATATGTACAATACCATCAACGTGAATCCTGCTTATGCAGGGTCGCGTGGTGCGTTAAGCGTTTTCGGATTACACCGCTCGCAATGGGTAGGTATGGACGGCGCACCTACAACAAATACCATATCTTTAAACACGCCATTAGGTGAAAGCAGATTAGGATTAGGTGTTTCTTTAGTAAGCGATAAAATCGGACCAACAAAAGAAAACAATACATCGGTAGATTTATCTTATTACATTCCCTTAAACGAAAGATATAAACTTTCGTTTGGGGTAAAAGGATCTTTAAACTTTTTAGATGTTGATTATTCGAAATTGAATATTTACGATCCAAGCGATCCAAATTTTCAAAACAATATCGAAAACAAATTGTCACCAAACTTCGGAGCTGGTATTTATGTGCATTCAGACAAAAGCTACATTGGGCTATCGGTTCCGCACATGTTACAAACCAAACATTATGATGACAATACCTATTCGGTAGCAAACGAAAGAATGCATATGTATTTAATGGCTGGTCACGTTTTTGATTTAAATTACGATTTACAGTTTAAACCAGCAGCTTTAGTTAAATACGTAAACGGATCGCCGTTGCAAGTAGATGTTTCTGCAAACTTTTGGTTGTACGAAAAATTAACTTTAGGAGTAGCATATCGCTGGGATGCATCGGTTAGTGGTTTAGCAGGTTTTCAAATTTCAGACCAATTATTTATTGGTTATGCGTACGATGCCGAAACCACTCGTTTAGCAAATTACAATTCAGGATCGCACGAAATTTTTCTGCGTTTCGAATTCTTAAACTATGCTAAAAAAGTTATCACCCCACGTTTCTTTTAATTCAAAATCTAGTATTTAATGAAAAAAATAGTTTTATGCATTGCCCTTGCATTAAATATATATAATCCGGCCTTTGCACAAAGCGGCATCAAAGCAGGAGCTAAAAACTACAATGATTTAGCTTTTGTTGATGTAATTGCTGTTTACGAAAAGGTTGCTGCAGACGGATATGAATCTGCTGATTTGTTTCAGAAGCTTGCCGACTCGTATTATTTTAACGGAGATTATGCCAATGCAGCCAAATATTACCAAAAGTTATTGGTTTTAGATGCAAACCAAGCGCCCGAATATTTTTACCGCAATGCGATTACTTTAAAATCGTTAGGTGAATACGAAAAATCGGATGCTATGATGCAAACGTTTGCTCAAAAAACAGCTCAAGATTCTAGAGCAAAGTTGTACATAAACAACGAAGATTATTTAGAAGAAATTAAAAACAATTCTGGTCGTTTTACAATTGAAAATGCCAACATCAATTCTAAATATTCAGATTACGGTACTGCTTTTTATCAAGATCAAATTGTATTTACAACTGCTCGTGATACCGGATCGTTAGTTAAACGCGTACATACCTGGACAGGCGAACCTTTTACAGTTTTACACCAAGCAACTTTGGCAGAAGACGGATCGGTTTCAAATCCAAAAAAATTCGCAAAACAAGTAAATTCAATTTTTCACGAATCTACTCCTGTTTTTACGAAAGATGGTAAAACCATGTATTTTACACGTAACAATTACATAAACGGTAAAACCAGAAAAAACCAAGATAAAGTTGTCATGTTAAAAGTTTACAAAGCAACATTGGTTGATAACAAATGGAAAAACATTACCGAATTGCCATTTAATAGTAACGAATATAATGTAGCGCATCCGGCGTTAAGCCTTGACGAGAAAACGTTATATTTTGCGTCAGATATGCCAGGAACTTTAGGATCGTCAGATTTATTTAAAGTTGCTATTCATGAAGACGGAACTTTTGGGGAACCCGAAAATTTAGGTCCAGCAATTAATACCGAAGCGCGCGAAACGTTTCCGTTTGTTTCACAAAACAACGAACTGTATTTTGCTTCAGACGGGCATCCAGGTTTAGGTGGTTTAGATATTTTTGTTGCTTTTCCAGATGCAAAAGGAAACTTTAAATATGTACAAAATATTGGAGCTCCTGCAAACTCTGAAATGGACGATTTTAGTTATGCCATTTTATCTGACCGTAAAATAGGATTTTTAAGTTCTAATCGTGAAGGTGGTTTTGGTAACGACGATATTTATAAGTTTACAGAAAACACGCCGTTAAAAAACAAAAACGTAGTAGCGGTTCATGGTAAATTAATCGACTCGTTTACCCAAAAACCAATCGCAAATGCAACGGTAACGGTTTACGACGAAAATTTCGAAAATCCAATTGCAGTAACAACAGATGCAAACGGTATGTATTTTATTCCGCTTTTAGAAACCAATACCAAATATTTCTTTAAAGACGAAAAAGAAGCATACCAAACCAATGAAACTGCTATGGTATTTTTACCAACCGAACAAGATGTTGTTACACAAAATGTGTATTTAGATCCGGTTAAAAAACCTATTAAACAAGGTGATGATTTAGCTAAAGTTTTTGAAATTGAAATTATTTATTTTGATTTAGATAAAGCTAACATTCGTCCAGACGCAGCGGTTGATTTAGCTAAGGTGGTTGAAGTAATGAAAGAATATCCAACCATGAAGGTAGATATTCGTTCGCATACAGACAGCCGTGCAACTAAAACTTACAACCAGAAATTATCTGATCGCAGAGCCAAAGCAACACGAGCTTGGATGATTGAGCAAGGTATTGAGCCAGCAAGATTAACTGCAAAAGGATATGGTGAAAGCCAATTAGTAAATAAATGTGCCGATGGTGTTTCGTGTTCAGAAGCTGAACATCAAAAAAATCGCCGAAGCGAATTTATCATAACTTCCCTTTAATTATTACAAAAAAGCCTGATTTTAAATCAGGCTTTTTTTATGCATTAATATTTTATTATGATGATAAAAAAAACAACAATTTCTTTATGATATGTTAAAACTAAATCTATTTTTGTAAGAAAAATAAACTAAACAAAAAGTTAATGAAAAAATCACTACTTGCTGTGTTTCTTGCAGCTCCAATCTTGTTTACAAGTTGTGCTACTATTGTTTCCGGATCCAAAAAAAAGGTAACTATTTCTAGTACACCTTCAGAAGCATCTGTTTATATTAATGATGTAGAAGTCGGTAAAACGCCGTTAGAAACTAAGTTAAAACGCAAACAAAGTTATAATGTTTTAATCAAATTAGATAACTACGAAGATTACTCAGTTAAAATTAATAAAAAATTTAATGCGTGGTATTTAGGTAATATTATGCTTGGCGGCGCTGTTGGTTTTATTATAGATCCAATAACGGGAGCTATGTTTA
This genomic window from Flavobacterium agricola contains:
- a CDS encoding PEGA domain-containing protein; translation: MKKSLLAVFLAAPILFTSCATIVSGSKKKVTISSTPSEASVYINDVEVGKTPLETKLKRKQSYNVLIKLDNYEDYSVKINKKFNAWYLGNIMLGGAVGFIIDPITGAMFKLDPTIIYVDFDKVKASKELNEPIPVAASSN
- a CDS encoding CshA/CshB family fibrillar adhesin-related protein, giving the protein MMKFKWHMLLFFFLITSGLWAQDMCSGGTAAYATGGKSVYRDQVLWLTWGGAPGSTGANGATLNLNSKSRASFELAGQTMCFECEIVKKSSAGLISYAPGDWGGDSLDDFYNIGGTGGSNRLVNGVMVKSAASQFTLRCTAKLDNQPYKIKGVVMADAESMNNSGEYLKATAQGSWKIVDMEVKGSGPYNISKHNLTDNKQQIAFTRGNDNGAAAITFLSFNPEIAYLKDPVNYSVDIDFDINGGGNTAIAIGLLVPNADAGDAPKSYGDVFHLINEMKITDDGITKFDEVVDANKASFKKGAIVPPSDLFLGSVGPMAERAMKYSADASGDNPSNNLNEEDAIPVNTIKHKVTAGETLSLDIPYVSTDANTIIAGWIDFNQNGTFELGERTEKTFSGSGKGTVTLTWNVPSDFIKGETFVRLRIGTKAEELTLPTGVASDGEIEDHKIFLDDPKFQISKTSNATNGIWESTNNDKKYILTVTNIATVPSYGTIKVLDVLPAGITPSWTGSHISNGWTLTFVGQTITATSTNIIAPKGGTSNIEIPVKVDLTLPSAVYTNKASVGGGGDNDYEAPVDPTTCNGLEGHCAVYDVKVVHPLVANADDFGTINPYTFTSTLPITANDLFKGVTISDLSNFTITLDAAAQEVLTLNENGTVSAKTGVEAKAYTVSYTICENGADPANCKTAQLTFTVDDIKAPITADEELLDVQPNATIQNKVTITPGTGTITEVNVVNKPDDVEVTINTDGTYTIEPGTNYEGGDSFEIEYEVVDSNGLKSTAKITVVFESKPAINLVLTSTISDSNGNEQIGVGDVIVYSYTITNTGNTTLTNITLPTVEKDLVQAADLPESLAPAGKDGSNVTIIKEYIVTQADVDAGLVTNSAVVNGYKGDVKVEDISGTADDNNTASTIELPENPAITLQLTSSFIDTDANGYAEVNETIKYVYTITNTGNVTLSDITIPTNTDLNIDFAGKIPADLKLAPGATHSFEIDLPLTQNHIDAAKVENTAVVSALSPKNTSVSDVSGTTNTSDDVTVEELKSISDIALVLTSTYNNENGSEFAQAGETITYTYKVINTGKTTLTEFSFPEDLLKIGITPADLNVTSLAPNAEATFTKTYNLTQADIDLGKVVNSAKVQAFGPNKATDLVDDISGVDNVSDAINEISFTENPSITLVLESDFNDINSNGFAEVNETIAYNYIITNNGNVTLTDIQLSEELLKVIPAGTVIPDLAPGASHSISVLYNLTQADIDAGQVTNAAKVTGTSPKGTETSDVSGTNDTNNTATTTPLNTKSSINLVLTGEFVDSNSNGFAEVNEVITYTYLITNTGNTTLNNIELPEDVLKIIDASALPKTLAPGESVPVTFDYKLQQADIDAGKVINKDTVKGTPNVGATVEDQSGVDVAGDLATETLLNTKSSINLVLTGEFVDSNSNGFAEVNEVITYTYLITNTGNTTLNNIELPEDVLNIIDASLLPKTLAPGESVPVTFDYKLQQADIDAGKVINKDTVKGTPNVGATVEDQSGVDVAGDLATETLLNTKSSINLVLTGEFVDGNTNGFAEVDEVITYTYVIKNTGNTTLNNIELPEDVLNIIDASALPKTLVPGESVSLTFDYKLQQADIDAGKVINKDTVKGTPNVGEVVEDQSGVDTTSNEETIVNIPTNSTINLVLTSEFVDENTNGFAELNEIVKYKYVITNTGNTTLTNIRLSEDVLNIIDADQLSGVVLNPGESKTLYFDYALTQDDLDNSFVKNTDTVLGLAPNGSDVNDQSGTTDDTDEPTIQPLLTKASLALVKLGQVMNVQNARAQQKGEYIEYTFEVTNTGDVTLENVAVLDKLIAEDPIPVTPSTLTPKQVGRAIVNLKLELAHYNEGSVINSATGVGTTKTGTEVTDISGSTTENDEATVTTLVQAPAIALVKTSVFNDENANGVAELNETITYTFEATNVGNVTLTDVKLSDSFLNIAQQAYEPASINPGETATITVSYTINQLDIDLGLVVNTAEVESLDPNGDLVFDISGTDFDNDETTQTVLHAEPGIAIIKTAEFLDDNKDGTAQVGETIVYKFSIKNTGATTLYNVTVTDDLTGIALKGSPIAELKPGEVNETAYTATYQLLLKDLTNGQVNNQALVTAQTHQGENVTDLSDSDNYSGDATTITYVRGCVIEVFNAVSPNGDGRNDMLYIQGLECYPNNTVEIYNRWGVLVYKTDGYNNQDKAFKGYSEGRATINKGDLLPVGTYFYILRFTDLNQKSHDVQGYLYLNR
- a CDS encoding OmpA family protein; translated protein: MKKIVLCIALALNIYNPAFAQSGIKAGAKNYNDLAFVDVIAVYEKVAADGYESADLFQKLADSYYFNGDYANAAKYYQKLLVLDANQAPEYFYRNAITLKSLGEYEKSDAMMQTFAQKTAQDSRAKLYINNEDYLEEIKNNSGRFTIENANINSKYSDYGTAFYQDQIVFTTARDTGSLVKRVHTWTGEPFTVLHQATLAEDGSVSNPKKFAKQVNSIFHESTPVFTKDGKTMYFTRNNYINGKTRKNQDKVVMLKVYKATLVDNKWKNITELPFNSNEYNVAHPALSLDEKTLYFASDMPGTLGSSDLFKVAIHEDGTFGEPENLGPAINTEARETFPFVSQNNELYFASDGHPGLGGLDIFVAFPDAKGNFKYVQNIGAPANSEMDDFSYAILSDRKIGFLSSNREGGFGNDDIYKFTENTPLKNKNVVAVHGKLIDSFTQKPIANATVTVYDENFENPIAVTTDANGMYFIPLLETNTKYFFKDEKEAYQTNETAMVFLPTEQDVVTQNVYLDPVKKPIKQGDDLAKVFEIEIIYFDLDKANIRPDAAVDLAKVVEVMKEYPTMKVDIRSHTDSRATKTYNQKLSDRRAKATRAWMIEQGIEPARLTAKGYGESQLVNKCADGVSCSEAEHQKNRRSEFIITSL
- a CDS encoding alpha/beta fold hydrolase, with the translated sequence MDYLNDLYIEYAKPYPNKPTLVFLHDSLGCVELWRDFPNQIAEALQYNVLVYDRLGYGKSKPIKNHIRPNNYMELEAEILGDLLLALEVNEPILFGHSDGGTIALLTASKFPERIKAVIAEAAHIFVESQTLQGVQDAVDAYKTTNLPQRLAKYHGAKEAAIFKAWTETWLRPDYKTWNIEYLLPAITCPLLFIQGDLDEYGTLLQVEKTIAQVSGPAETYIIPQTKHTPHKENSALVSQKVIAYLSQL
- a CDS encoding PorP/SprF family type IX secretion system membrane protein; amino-acid sequence: MKKIIVTISLLTSLFATAQQDAQYTQYMYNTINVNPAYAGSRGALSVFGLHRSQWVGMDGAPTTNTISLNTPLGESRLGLGVSLVSDKIGPTKENNTSVDLSYYIPLNERYKLSFGVKGSLNFLDVDYSKLNIYDPSDPNFQNNIENKLSPNFGAGIYVHSDKSYIGLSVPHMLQTKHYDDNTYSVANERMHMYLMAGHVFDLNYDLQFKPAALVKYVNGSPLQVDVSANFWLYEKLTLGVAYRWDASVSGLAGFQISDQLFIGYAYDAETTRLANYNSGSHEIFLRFEFLNYAKKVITPRFF